In the genome of Carnobacterium viridans, one region contains:
- the rpsO gene encoding 30S ribosomal protein S15, whose protein sequence is MSISKERKNEIIKEYAIHEGDTGSPEVQIAVLTAEINHLNEHARVHKKDHHSYRGLMKKIGHRRNLLAYLRNKDITRYRELIQRLGLRR, encoded by the coding sequence ATGTCAATTTCTAAAGAACGCAAAAATGAGATCATCAAAGAATACGCAATCCACGAAGGAGATACAGGTTCTCCCGAAGTACAAATTGCTGTATTAACAGCTGAAATCAATCATTTAAACGAACATGCACGTGTTCACAAAAAAGACCACCATTCTTACCGTGGACTTATGAAAAAAATTGGTCACCGTCGTAACTTGCTTGCGTACCTACGCAACAAAGATATTACTCGTTACCGTGAATTGATTCAAAGATTAGGTCTACGTCGTTAA